CGGACGAGGTTTTCTATTTCAAGCGGCTGATCCGCGAGGCGGCGCTGCGGCACGACTGTTTCGCGACCTTCATGGCCAAGCCCATCGCCGACGAGCCGGGCTCTGCCATGCACATCCACCACTCGATCCTCGACATCGAGACCGGGCAGAACCTCTTTGCCGGGCCGCAGGGCGGCGAGACCGATGCCTTCTACCACTTCATCGGCGGGTTGCAGACCCACCTGCCCGCCGCCATCGCGGTCATGGCGCCCTACGTGAACAGCTACCGCCGCTACGTGAAGGACCACGCCGCGCCGATCAATCTCGAATGGGGGCGCGACAACCGCACCACCGGCATCCGCATCCCGCTGTCGGACGCGCCCGCGCGCCGGGTCGAGAACCGGCTGGCGGGGATGGACTGCAACCCCTACCTCGGGATCGCGGCCTCTCTGGCCTGCGGCTATCTCGGTCTGATGGAAGAGCGCCGCCCGACCAAGCAGTTCCGGGGTGACGCCTACGAGGGCGACGGCGACTTCCCACAGGTTCTGGGACAGGCGCTGGACGTCTTCGACGAGGCCAGCGCGCTGCACGAGGTTCTGGGGCCGGAGTTCTGCCGGGTCTACGCCACGGTCAAGCGCGCGGAATACCAGGAATTCCTGCAGGTGATCTCACCGTGGGAGCGCGAGCACCTGCTGCTCAACGTGTGACCCCCGGCAGGCTCCCTTGAGGGGCGCCTTGCGGCGCGCATTCACTCTTGGGGGCTGAGCCCCCAAACCCCCGATGGGGCGCTGCCCCAAACCCCGAGGTATTTCGAGACCAAAGAAGAGGGAGAACGCCCGTGGACCTGTTGTTTTCCAATGACCGGCGGGGGGAGTACCCCGAAAGCTGGTATGCGGCCTCGGTCGATCTGCCGGAGGCGCGGCCTGCGCTGGAAGGCGCGGTGCGGGCGGATGTCTGCGTGGTTGGCGGCGGCTATACCGGGCTTTCAGCGGCGCTGCATCTGGCGGAAGCCGGGCTGGACGTAGTGCTGCTGGAGGCCCATCGGGCGGGCTTTGGCGCCTCGGGGCGGAACGGCGGACAGCTGGGATCGGGCCAGAGGCAGGACCAGCAGGTTCTGGAGAGCATGGTCGGCGAGGAGGCCGCGCAACGGCTGTGGGATCTGGGCGAAGACGCCAAGGCCTTGGTGCGAGACCTGGTGGCGCGGCACGGCATCGACTGTCACCTGAAAGACGGGGTGGCCTGGGCCGCGTCCTCGGAGCGGCATTTCCGCGATTTCGCCGGTTATGCCGAGCACATGCAGCGGCGCCATGGCTACGGGATCGAGGTGCTGGAGCGCGAGGCTTTCCATGCGCTCTGCCCCTCTCCGGCCTATCGCGGCGGTATCCTTGACATGGGCGCCGCGCATCTGCATCCGCTGGCGCTGGCATTGGGGCTGGCGCGGGCAGCGGAGGGCGCCGGGGCGCGGATCCACGAGCGGTCCTGGGTCACGGGGATCGCCCGCGAGGCACGGCGGGTGACGGTGCGGACAGAGCACGGCAGCGTCGAGGCCGATCACCTGATCCTTGCCTGCAACGGCTATCTTGGCGGGCTGGACGGGCAGGTTGCGGCCCGCGTCATGCCGATCAACAATTTCGTCGTCGCGACCGAGCCGCTGGGCCCGCGCAGCGCCGAGGTTCTGACCCGCGACGTCGCGGTCGCCGACGACAAGTTCGTCGTCAACTATTTCCGGCTGTCACATGACGGGCGGCTCTTGTTCGGCGGCGGTGAGAGCTATGGCTACCGCTTTCCCGCCGACATCGCCGCCAAGGTGCGCAAGCCCATGCTGGAGATCTATCCGGCCCTGAAGGACGTCAGGATCGACCACGCCTGGGGCGGCACCCTGGCGATCACCATGAAGCGGCTGCCTTTCCTTGCGCGCCTGGCGCCCAATGTGCTGACCGCTTCGGGCTATTCCGGCCATGGTGTCGGCAATGCCGTGCAGGCGGGCAAGCTGATGGCCGAGGCGGTGCGCGGGCAATCCGCCGGTTTCGACAGCTTCGCGGCCCTGCCCGCCCCGGCCTTTCCCGGCGGCGCCGCGCTGCGCACGCCGCTACTGGCGCTGGCGATGAGCTGGTTCTCGATGCGCGACCGGCTGGGGCTGTAGATTTCACACAGATGTAACCAAACGGAGCATTTCCGGCGGGACAAGTCTGTCTTTGCCGTGATATAAGGTTTTTGAAAAGCAGAGTTCAGGAAATTCAAAGATATGCTTCCAAACATGCATGACGCAGAGCCGATCCCGCCCGAGGCCCGCGCCGAGATCGACCGCCTTCTGCAAAGCGGCGACCTCTTCCGCTACACCGCTGCCGAGGATGCCCCCGTCACGCTGCTGGAACGCGAGTTCGCCTCCCATCTTGGTGCGCGTTATGCGCTGGCCGTCTCCAGCTGTTCCGCCGCGCTCTTCCTGTCGCTGAAGGCGCTAGACCTGCCGCGCGGCGCCCGCGTGCTGATCCCCGGCTTTACCTTTGCCGCGGTGCCGTCCTCGATCATCCACGCGGACTGCGTGCCGGTGCTCTGCGAGGTGGGCGAGGATTACCGCATCGACATGCGCGACTTCGAGGCGAAGCTGGGCGGCGTGCAGGCGGTCATTGTCAGCCACATGCGCGGGCATACCTCGGACATGGACGCCATCATGGCGCTCTGCGCGCAGCGCGACATCCCCGTCGTCGAGGACGCGGCGCATTCGCTGGGCACCACCTGGCACGGCCGCAATCTCGGAACACTGGGCCGCATCGGCTGCTTCAGCTTCCAGAGCTACAAGCTGCTGAACGCGGGCGAAGGCGGCATCCTCGTCACCGATAACGCCGACCTCGTGGCGCGGGCTGTGATCCTGTCGGGCGCCTATGAGCATATGTGGAAGAAACATCTGGACAACAGCGACCCGGCGCTGGCGGAGGCCTTCGACCGCTGGCAGAACAAGCTTCCGCTGTACAATCTGCGCATGTCGAACCTCTCGGCGGCGGTGATCCGGCCCCAGATCCCCCATATCGCGCGGCGTGTCACCGACGGGCGGCGCAACCATGACCGCGTGGCCGCGCAGATCGACCGCAGCGCCTGGATCTCGGTCCCGGCCAAGCTGCCGCCCGAGGAACGCGCACCGGATTCGCTGCAATTCAACCTCTGCGGCATGGATGACGCGCAGGTCGCCCGCTTTGTCGAGGCGGCGGAGGCGGAGGGCGTCAAGGTGCAGGTCTTCGGTCAGAGTCAGGACAATGCCCGGGCCTTCTGGAACTGGCAGTTCCTGCCGGAGATGCCCGAACTTCCGCGCACCCGTGCCATGCTGGCGCGCGCCTGCGATACCCGCCTGCCCGCCCGCCTGACAGAGGCCGATTGCGATGCGGTGGCGGGCGTCCTTCTGGCCGCCGCCGAAGCGGCCATGGGCGAAATCAAGCGATACGGCACCTGACGCCACTCACGGACCCGGTGCAAGCAAGGGGGCGCGGTGCAAGAGATCCGCGCCCCCCCTTTTGTCTACACAGCGGGACGACCCGGCGCGGTCGGCGATACGGACCGATGGTGTAGAGTATCAGCGGACGGATCGCGGCGTTGGTCGCCCGGCGCGCGCGCCCCACCGAGTGCCGACGCCCCTGTGTCCGCGCGGGCGCGCGGGTCGCCCTTGCGACGGGGACAACAGGGGTCATGGGCACGGAAGAAGGCCCGGCACCCGGCCCAT
This region of Ponticoccus alexandrii genomic DNA includes:
- a CDS encoding NAD(P)/FAD-dependent oxidoreductase, yielding MDLLFSNDRRGEYPESWYAASVDLPEARPALEGAVRADVCVVGGGYTGLSAALHLAEAGLDVVLLEAHRAGFGASGRNGGQLGSGQRQDQQVLESMVGEEAAQRLWDLGEDAKALVRDLVARHGIDCHLKDGVAWAASSERHFRDFAGYAEHMQRRHGYGIEVLEREAFHALCPSPAYRGGILDMGAAHLHPLALALGLARAAEGAGARIHERSWVTGIAREARRVTVRTEHGSVEADHLILACNGYLGGLDGQVAARVMPINNFVVATEPLGPRSAEVLTRDVAVADDKFVVNYFRLSHDGRLLFGGGESYGYRFPADIAAKVRKPMLEIYPALKDVRIDHAWGGTLAITMKRLPFLARLAPNVLTASGYSGHGVGNAVQAGKLMAEAVRGQSAGFDSFAALPAPAFPGGAALRTPLLALAMSWFSMRDRLGL
- a CDS encoding DegT/DnrJ/EryC1/StrS family aminotransferase — encoded protein: MLPNMHDAEPIPPEARAEIDRLLQSGDLFRYTAAEDAPVTLLEREFASHLGARYALAVSSCSAALFLSLKALDLPRGARVLIPGFTFAAVPSSIIHADCVPVLCEVGEDYRIDMRDFEAKLGGVQAVIVSHMRGHTSDMDAIMALCAQRDIPVVEDAAHSLGTTWHGRNLGTLGRIGCFSFQSYKLLNAGEGGILVTDNADLVARAVILSGAYEHMWKKHLDNSDPALAEAFDRWQNKLPLYNLRMSNLSAAVIRPQIPHIARRVTDGRRNHDRVAAQIDRSAWISVPAKLPPEERAPDSLQFNLCGMDDAQVARFVEAAEAEGVKVQVFGQSQDNARAFWNWQFLPEMPELPRTRAMLARACDTRLPARLTEADCDAVAGVLLAAAEAAMGEIKRYGT
- a CDS encoding glutamine synthetase family protein, with translation MTDWTAALPDSAVAYLEGRRLDEVECVISDLPGIARGKAVPASKFAKQKHFHLPDSIFFQTITGDWSEAADSDGFIEKDMILKPDMSTATAAPWTGDWTLQVIHDAYDRHGAPIPYAPRNVLKRVVDLYKAQGWKPVVAPEMEFFLIARNLDPAKDIAPMTGRSGRPAAARQAYSMTAVDEFGPVIDDIYDFAESQGFEIDGITQEGGAGQLEINLRHGDPVKLADEVFYFKRLIREAALRHDCFATFMAKPIADEPGSAMHIHHSILDIETGQNLFAGPQGGETDAFYHFIGGLQTHLPAAIAVMAPYVNSYRRYVKDHAAPINLEWGRDNRTTGIRIPLSDAPARRVENRLAGMDCNPYLGIAASLACGYLGLMEERRPTKQFRGDAYEGDGDFPQVLGQALDVFDEASALHEVLGPEFCRVYATVKRAEYQEFLQVISPWEREHLLLNV